DNA sequence from the Oryza brachyantha chromosome 5, ObraRS2, whole genome shotgun sequence genome:
ACACAAATTTTAAGGTGGGAGCTCTAAGAGAGACTTTGCAGGTTATAGTAAAAGATTCAGGACATACATCTTTGCAACCTCAACAATGCCTTCCCTGCATGTTAGCTCAGAGAGCTTCAGCTTCTCTATCTCCCTGTAAACCAACATTCAAATAGATGAATCGGAATTCAGAACCATCGTTCATTGAATCATGGCAAATAGACAGGCAAGACAGCCAACATATTCAAAAGCTGAAAGATCTTTccataaactatgataaagaCATCTGATGATTGCCAACCATTCCTTATAATCTACAGAGTTAGGGTCAGTTTTTCCCTTGCAGTCGTTCAAAAACCAACACCAATTCTAGAATACCTGTGTAGGATATTATGAGGCTATTGTCTAGTTAATATATCCAAGAGGTGACAGGAGTGCACGAACTGCAGACTAAAACTCGTACATAGGTTGAACTAAGGCATTTGCTAGTAGTCCTGCTGCCAAAATTAGCAATAAGAAACAAAGATTACAAGAACACTTTCCACAATTAAACATGGTATACTACATAAGAACTATATATGAAAGATGTGAAGAGATATCTTTATGTATACCAGTATACGgtaaaaatacaaacaatatGCTAAGACCTAAAGATGATTGTAATCAAATTTAACATGTGATGAATGTGCCAATGCTATCTGTATCCTTGTTATTTGCAACACACATGAAGCTAACTAGCTAAGCACTATTGCAGAAATCATACAATAAAAAGTATCAAAACTCCAATAGCTTACGTTTTTGCAGCCTGTCTTCCTTTCCCTAGTGCAGCACCGAAGTATTTCTGTCAAAAATCGATTCACAAAGTCACTATTCCACATTAACAAGTGCTTCTCAAACTAACAATGCACGTGACACTAAGCAAGATACACAGTATCTACCATGAAAAATGCAAATTAATTCATTACATGAGTGGATGAGCCAAGCCACTATCATGAGATACAAGTATGTACACATGGTCAACAAATAAAGGTATGATGGAAGTGTGTCGTAGGGTAAAAACTCACATAAGAGAGCCCTGAAGGTTCGATCATGTAGAGTTGTGGACCATCCCTATCATAACCTCCAAGAATAACTCCACAGCCAAAAGGCCTGACATTCGAGGAGTACAAATTGCATTAAACATCTTAAAGGAGGGGTTGAATTGAAGAAAATGCTGACTGTCTTACCTGAGCCACCAGTAGAGGGTACATAAATGTACATAGCTAGCTACACGATCAGCCAATTCCTTTACAGGCATGGGTTCTCCATACACCCTGGTGCAGTACAGTATTAGACAAAACACCTAAAAGAAAGTATCTCTGGGGAAAATTTCAAGAATTCTCACTTTTCATAACTGGCTGCCTCTGACTTTGCTCTAGAGACTATCTGCCTACCGTCTGCTGCTAAACCAGCAACAGCCTGAAAATGAAGACATaagaagccaaaaaaaattgaacagtGATGGCaaaaaggaacaaaacaaaagaaaaggatgacTTTACAAAATCCAAGCTTTATCACATAAATCCATTACTAAGTGACAATACCAAAAACATTCCATTAAAGGTTCTATGTCCCTGTACAATCCTGGAGATAAATCATTGGTTATGATTGGTTGCTCATCTGAAGAAACAATGAGGTGCAAAACAAATTACCAAGCCAGAGTGTCGGTGTACAGAGTGGAGTCTCCGATTCGATCCCTTCAATATCATCTTCGATGTCACCAGCTTCTCCACACCCTACAAACCAAAGCCATAAAGGTTATCAAGAAAACTCACAAAGTATCACTACTTTCGAGAACAAGTAAATCCAGCAATAACCACTTACAAGGACAATCCCATCTTTGCATTTGATACCAACAACAGTCCTGCAAAGAAACATCAGAATTTCACATAAGTTGAACAGCGCAAAAAGGTACCAAAATGGAGGGGAGGGTGAATCTAAGTCGAACCCGCTGTTGTCGACGGCCTTTCCAGCATACTCAACCTGGAAAACACGGCCATCTGGGGAGAAGGTGGTGACAGAGAGATCATAACCAGTCCCAATGCTACTCATTGTGAAGTTGTTTCAACCTCCTAGCTGTTTTTAACAGATGTTTTCTCCTGAAAATAAGGATGGAAGAAACCTTTTCTCAGAATAATTAGTATAATTCCATGGAACATGCAGTTACATAAATTCCTCTTCCAGATACACTGAGTAACCGATATAGACGAATCACGTAATAATCAGTTTACTAAACGTCTAACATAACATCTTGCGTGCAGATTTGAGCTGTTGATTTACAACTGGAGCTGCCTACCCCAATGATATTTCCTTTCATAAATTCTATGATGCTTGGTAATGAGGTGCAAATGTTAATGGCACGAAACACGGATGGGTCctaaaaaattgcaaaaaggGATTGTTTCGATGCTAATTCAGAAATTGAGCTGCACACTAGTACTGGCACCTCCGAATTGTAAGATCCAACAGGAACCAACCAGAACAAGACCGCTGTGAGCCGAGACATTCGGGAAGCAAGCAATCCACCGAAGGTGAGCTGTGAGCAGGTAACAGCCGCTCAGCAACCCAAACCAAATCAGAAggagacggtggcggcggaccgCCCGGCCCGATCCCGCCCTCAACGCCAGGAACCCTCGCGCGCTAACTAACTAGCAGCGAATATACCGGCAACAAGTGCTCGGTTTCCCCCCATCCAGGCAgcgccgccccgcgcgcgaGACAGCAATGCGAGGCCGCCGGCGCTTACCTAGATCCCCCCGGCACAACTTCCCCTCGAGTTGACGGAAGGAAAACCACTGAGGGAGCCAGAGGGGGGAGTGCAACAACACGGTAGGGAGTACAAGTctggggagaggaggcggagaaGCTTACTGATACCGGCGaggcgacgtcgccggcggcgggcgcggccgTCTCGTCGGGGATTTCCGGCTTCGCCTTGTGGCGCAAGAAGGTGAGGGAAGTGTTTGTGTGTTTGGAGGAGACGAGTCGTGCTGCGGTtaagcgggaggaggcggcccgtGTCGACCTCGAACCGGGTCGAACCGGGTGGGGCCGGGTAGGTGGGCCGGGCTCGAACCAGTGGCCGGTCGAGTGCGCTGGTGGGCTGAGGTGTTTTTGTTTGGGCCGGAAGAGGGAACGATGGGCTTTTCTACTGGGCTGGATTAGGAGTAGGAGAGTGCCTAGTTTCAAGGTCAAAggaattttgcaaattttggtctggcgattttttttttggcaatggaaatataacttttatccTTTGCACAAACTAGGGGCACGCAAAAtcgtttttattatttgaaccATAATAGGTGGAATTATACGCCGCATCCACATCAATGGTGTTGTACTAGCATATATATCATAATGAAAATGGGGGAAATGGCCAGGTGTAAGGTCAaatcatgatatatataaaataaagggacatttgtaaatttttcattagtttttctattttgtaaGGATGACAAATGAATGATAGTTGTGGTAGTATTTTTGTAGTCTTATGGTGGGGTAATTTTACCATTATGATTTAAACAAGTAGTAAATTTACAATTGTCTATATAACtaaaaaagaactttttaCGGTACAATATTCCAGCAACATATACTGCCCGTACAAACGATCCAATTTGTAAACTGGTTCAACTTTGAACGTAGTTAGATCacattataaaatttcaaatggtgtttttttttctttctatgttATTCCCTAGGAGCGTTTTTTCGTaaatccagatcagaaaaaGGGTAGTGCTAGGTCTGTTGCTGCCACATGCGTCGTTGGCTCTCACCATGGATTGATTTGATGTTAGGCATCTTGAAATCGGATTGATTTCACCGTTAAACTAAAgctaaataatgaaattactAAAATATCGACGAAATCACTAAACATCGACGCGAGCGTAAAGCATTGTCCATTCGCAATTGCACTCCATTGCAACACTCAATAATCACTATATTCAGTCaagaaaacgaaaaaaaaagaaacttaagGCAGAGTCTACAATTCGCGCATCCACTCCACTCGTATTAGCTTGGCTCCCCTCGATTAATCCTCGCCGGTTCATCTTCTCAAGGTGTCAATATCCAGGTGGATTCATATCTTGTCTTTACAAGAGTGACATTATACTCCCTGACATATAAACCTACAAAAGAACGAGACTCACGTATCAATGACTGCGATATCATTGGCATGCATCTTTCTCGGCTTCATCaccaattcaaaaaaaatcacaagtgATTCACAAGAACTTAAACACATTTTCACCAATTCGAACACACGCGCAGCTACactatactacctccatttcatattataaaactttatagtattgtctaaattcatcaattgataaatatatttatatatatatagatttattattgttcatataaatataggcaagactagaaaataagcACCTGGAGAGGTCACGAGAAGCCGTCCTTGCGGTcctgctcctccgcctccctgTTGGCCGTCTGCACGGCCTTGAACCACAGGAATCCctgcaaacaaaacaaaaaaagacgCAATCGAATCCATGGAAATTTGAGTTCTTGGCAATGCATGCAGGtgggggtgggtgggtgggtgagCGTGGCGCACGGAGGTGGGTATCCCGGTGAAGACGAAGAACCCGAGGAGCGGCGCGTACAGGGCGCTGTCGGAGCTCAACACGCCGAACACCGGCCGCTGGTTGGCGTACTCGAAGATGGAGCCGATCTGCACGAGCGCGTCGCGTGGGCGTCAGaatgaggaggaagagaagaggagaggagaggtcggtgggggggggggggggggttgagGAGCgtacggcggcgatggcggtgaTGGCGGAGGCGAGCAGGTAGGCGTAGAAGGGGACCTGGACGGCGCCGGGCTCCtgctgcgcgccgccgctgccgccgccttcgccgcggGCCCAGGGCGGCGGCTCGTCGGAGCCCGGGCGCGCCCACGAGGGCACCTGCTCGTCCGCCTCGCCCGACGGCTTGGCCgacccctccgtcgccgccacggccaccagtccccgccgccgtctaGTAcaggccgccgtcgtcgtcctcctcctccgatcCCAGAGGACCTCGACAGCCGAGCCGACGCGCGCTCGAGGAGGACGCCCCAGGCAGACGCACCGCGagacgctcgccgccgccgccgccgccggcatggCTGGTTGGCAGTGGCCGCGCGACGCGAGCTCGTCGTGCTGCTGCGCGGTGGAAATGGATAGGGCGCGGGTGGCGTGCGCCCGGCGCGGGGGTTCCCACcaggccgccaccaccaccaccacacctCGCgtggaataagtccacttgaGGTCCTCGACTCATGTCCAGTCTGTTTTTCATCCTTACACCGTAAAACCGAATAAAACTGGTCCCTAACTATCAAAACCGGTGTAAAAGAGGTCCCTCGGCGGGTTTAAAGACGGTTTTGGCTGACTTGGCGCCTACATGGCTATTTTGACTCGGTCTTCGTCCCACGTGACACTGACATGGTGCTTACGTGGcaattatatatcagaaaaacggtggacccacctatcagctgcacacaaaaaatactttaaaaatagcAGGCCTGCGTGGGCCCATAGTCAGCtaaccaaaacaaataaatatggtgggcccacgtgtcattcCTTCTCGCCTCCCAGCTGACAGGTGGACCTACtatttttctgatatataattgTCACGTAAGCATGCCACGTGGGACGGAGCCTAATCAAACTAGCCATGTAGGCGTCAAGTCAGCTAAACCCGCCTTTAAAACCGCCAAGGGATCTCTTTTACGTTGATTTGATAGTTTAGGGATCGGTTGTATCAGATTTTGCGatttaaggatgaaaaacAGACTAGACGATAAGTCGAGGGATCCTAAGTGAATTTATTCCACCTCGCGTTGGTTCTTTGTTGGGCTTTTTTTTGGGCTGGGCCGAATTCAGCAGCGTTAGTTATGCACACCGGAATTCCGAATTCCATTCTCTGTTGCAATGAATTAGTACTTTCCAAATTGCAACGGGAGTGTTGCTGTGTTGTCAACTACGCTCGAATATCATTTGAATTTCGTCAGATTTTGTCGCCCTAAATTCAGATATCCCAAAGAACTTAGCGTAGATTATGATATGCATTTAGGAGTTAAGTATTTAcaatattttacattataaacataattaataaccTAGACCATGTTATCTAATTTACTACGAGTTTCCTTTGAAGAAATTAGTCCGCATAATCCAGAAgcttataagtaaaagtaAATACCCTTGTTTTACGTCGAATTTCACAAAAGTTTATAAAACATGTCATCTTGCTAGActttttttctcgaacgcgCAAAAGAATTGCACGTCaatatattagaagaaaagaagagttGACACACAACATATACGGTCAGACCGGCCTCCAGCAGAGACCCCAAGAGAAACAACCCAAG
Encoded proteins:
- the LOC102710407 gene encoding proteasome subunit alpha type-3-like, producing MSSIGTGYDLSVTTFSPDGRVFQVEYAGKAVDNSGTVVGIKCKDGIVLGVEKLVTSKMILKGSNRRLHSVHRHSGLAVAGLAADGRQIVSRAKSEAASYEKVYGEPMPVKELADRVASYVHLCTLYWWLRPFGCGVILGGYDRDGPQLYMIEPSGLSYKYFGAALGKGRQAAKTEIEKLKLSELTCREGIVEVAKIIYGVHDEAKDKDFELELSWVCDESNRQHEKVPDDLVEQAKAAAQAALEEMDAD
- the LOC121054430 gene encoding uncharacterized protein LOC121054430, with the protein product MPAAAAAASVSRCVCLGRPPRARVGSAVEVLWDRRRRTTTAACTRRRRGLVAVAATEGSAKPSGEADEQVPSWARPGSDEPPPWARGEGGGSGGAQQEPGAVQVPFYAYLLASAITAIAAIGSIFEYANQRPVFGVLSSDSALYAPLLGFFVFTGIPTSGFLWFKAVQTANREAEEQDRKDGFS